One part of the Novipirellula aureliae genome encodes these proteins:
- a CDS encoding alpha-L-fucosidase, whose translation MKYLLRTLLIVILGTLPSQADEAPGKPSKKPAQDTSFEYRFPKDLEQTPDSIVRQKEWFRDAKFGAFIHFGVYSVLEGAYKGKVQGPRYAEWIWADAKISAAEYREVAMTFNPVEFDAEEWVQIFKDNGMKYVVITSKHHDGFALFDSAVSDFNIVDATPFKRDIIKELSEACHRNGLKFGVYYSQAQDWEDPDAPVMSPRRTRRGVMHPDLPQGFKPDFDKYLGEKSLPQVEELMKNYEIDLVWFDTPINMTFERAKQFTDVVRKYRPNCLINSRLIQQGRNRILAENLELFDYISVGDKEVPTTKLPLYFESPDSVSTSYGYKTFGNHQYHKEVEMIHRLVHTVCSGGNYLLNNGPMGNGKIDPEAVRLYGVIGDWMKVNGESIYATIRNPLPERPQWGDVSASKDGKTLYLHILEWPKSRAITVDDLPSAAASATYLATSENANFAQQGKSLEITLTAKPLDPYDTVVKVTLQESTDSEIRSSGHSNPARDAWAKLAGKSVGRPEFAFVENDPALPNVLIYGDSISIMYTQRVREKLKDKANVYRLYCNGGDSSSFIAKMTKMHEAMRDEKLDQPWTFDWDVIQFNIGLHDLKYISANKLDKQNGKQVTTLQEYQKNLDEIVGYLKKLAPEAKLIFATTTPVPEGEPGRFAGDAVKYNKVAEEVMSKYPEITINDLYSFTKPNQQVWWNKPGDVHYKPEGRSAQGDEVARIILESLAH comes from the coding sequence ATGAAATACCTACTAAGAACCCTTTTGATTGTGATCCTGGGAACGCTTCCGTCTCAGGCGGATGAAGCCCCAGGAAAGCCTAGCAAAAAGCCAGCTCAGGACACGAGTTTTGAGTATCGATTTCCGAAGGACTTGGAACAAACGCCGGACTCCATCGTCCGCCAGAAGGAGTGGTTTCGCGATGCCAAGTTCGGGGCGTTTATTCACTTCGGCGTGTATTCCGTTCTGGAAGGTGCCTACAAGGGGAAGGTTCAAGGGCCTCGCTACGCCGAGTGGATTTGGGCGGACGCAAAAATATCGGCGGCCGAATACCGTGAAGTGGCGATGACGTTTAACCCAGTCGAATTCGACGCGGAGGAATGGGTCCAGATCTTTAAAGATAACGGCATGAAGTATGTCGTGATTACCTCGAAACATCACGATGGTTTTGCGTTGTTCGATTCCGCTGTCAGCGATTTCAATATCGTCGATGCCACGCCGTTCAAACGAGACATCATTAAAGAACTGAGCGAAGCTTGCCACCGGAATGGCCTTAAGTTTGGAGTCTATTATTCACAAGCGCAGGACTGGGAGGATCCGGACGCGCCCGTGATGTCACCGCGGCGTACCCGCCGCGGTGTGATGCATCCAGATCTTCCACAGGGCTTTAAGCCGGATTTCGACAAATACCTCGGTGAGAAGAGTCTTCCGCAAGTGGAAGAGTTAATGAAAAACTATGAAATCGACCTGGTTTGGTTTGACACGCCAATCAACATGACCTTTGAGCGTGCCAAGCAATTTACAGACGTCGTTCGCAAGTACCGTCCGAATTGCTTGATCAACTCTCGCCTGATTCAACAGGGGAGAAATAGGATTCTAGCGGAGAACCTGGAGCTATTCGATTACATTTCGGTCGGTGACAAGGAAGTGCCGACGACGAAGTTGCCACTTTACTTTGAGTCCCCTGACAGTGTGAGCACTTCGTACGGCTACAAGACGTTCGGAAATCATCAATACCATAAAGAGGTGGAGATGATTCACCGACTCGTTCACACGGTGTGCTCCGGCGGTAACTACCTGCTAAACAACGGACCGATGGGCAATGGTAAAATTGACCCCGAAGCGGTTCGTCTCTATGGCGTGATCGGCGATTGGATGAAAGTCAACGGCGAGTCGATCTACGCTACCATTCGCAATCCATTGCCTGAGCGACCGCAGTGGGGCGACGTTTCGGCAAGCAAGGATGGCAAGACGCTTTACCTGCATATTCTAGAGTGGCCCAAATCGAGAGCGATCACCGTCGACGACCTGCCGTCCGCAGCAGCCTCCGCTACCTACCTGGCAACCAGCGAAAATGCAAACTTTGCTCAGCAAGGTAAGTCGCTCGAAATCACGCTCACGGCGAAACCACTCGACCCGTACGACACGGTTGTCAAAGTGACGCTGCAAGAATCCACCGATTCGGAAATTCGTTCGTCAGGCCACTCCAACCCCGCAAGGGATGCCTGGGCTAAATTGGCGGGGAAGTCTGTAGGGCGTCCCGAATTTGCTTTCGTTGAAAACGATCCAGCCCTGCCCAATGTGCTGATCTACGGCGATTCGATCTCGATCATGTACACACAGCGTGTTCGCGAGAAACTCAAGGACAAAGCAAACGTCTACCGACTGTATTGCAACGGCGGTGATTCCAGTTCATTCATTGCAAAGATGACAAAGATGCACGAGGCAATGAGGGACGAGAAACTTGATCAACCGTGGACGTTCGATTGGGACGTGATCCAATTCAATATTGGTTTACACGATCTCAAATACATCTCAGCAAATAAACTCGATAAGCAAAACGGGAAGCAGGTTACGACGCTCCAAGAGTACCAAAAGAATCTCGACGAAATCGTGGGTTACTTGAAGAAGCTCGCTCCCGAGGCAAAACTCATCTTCGCAACCACGACTCCCGTTCCCGAAGGTGAACCAGGCCGATTTGCCGGCGATGCCGTCAAGTACAACAAGGTGGCCGAAGAGGTCATGAGTAAATATCCGGAAATCACCATCAACGATCTCTACTCCTTCACCAAGCCGAATCAACAAGTTTGGTGGAACAAACCAGGCGACGTCCACTACAAGCCAGAAGGCCGTAGCGCCCAAGGTGACGAAGTCGCGCGAATCATCCTTGAGTCGCTCGCCCACTGA
- a CDS encoding right-handed parallel beta-helix repeat-containing protein: protein MKQLMVLMLAMLASNVCSAQAPQADFYVSVDGSDSWSGTLAQPNAQGSDGPFATLSRARDAVRILKENKSDDIAVLIRGGTYPLDQTVVFGLEDSAEGDATITYAAYPGETPVFSSGREITGWKKVTGELPGLPEDAVGKLQVADVSGKFLTLYDNEGMLPRAQSERFVPSGNATELRFPKGRLKNWPNVTDVEIVVRPTRLWTMNVLPLVSVDENAGVARTAIPATYGMNKIGCWVENVLEELDKPGEWVLNTKEGKVYLWPRGDSPVMAPQLIEFIRVEGEVDQQGPEDTPVRNLVFRGLTFKHGERYTLAKDDAGTQHDWDMFDKDNALFRLRGAENCAVEQCHFLYSGSGAIRVDLHGQKNKITDNHIEHLGGGGILLCGYGPGTKDVNKNNLVYNNDIHHIGEIYWHSPGIFLCQSGDNRIANNLIHHTNYSGMIVSGIVTRFFVKQNKRESSRAIRWHEVGNVPNNPDLEDVRPYLHTRNNLIEYNEIHHVMQILGDGNGIYVRGAGAGNVIRSNYIHHLVSDINGQSGMRTDGGQMDTLFTGNLLYKCKSQGMTLKLNNRFENNIVADVIAPRGVYLKIVEGPMKGASNKRNIYYSTLADCDFISEPGAGKGLVGEDRRGRVAARMTDIDSDYNFYYCKADNRIGEATLKKLQSDGGDTNSQAVDPMFVDPENGDFRFRPDSPALKMGIVPIDLSKIGLRDQAPTNQ, encoded by the coding sequence ATGAAACAACTCATGGTATTGATGTTGGCAATGCTGGCCAGCAACGTTTGTAGCGCCCAGGCGCCGCAGGCTGATTTCTATGTTTCGGTCGATGGCTCCGACAGTTGGTCAGGTACCCTCGCTCAACCCAATGCGCAGGGAAGCGACGGACCTTTCGCAACCTTGTCGCGCGCTCGCGATGCTGTTCGCATCTTGAAGGAGAACAAGTCGGACGACATCGCCGTGCTGATTCGCGGCGGAACGTATCCACTCGACCAAACCGTCGTGTTTGGCTTGGAAGACTCCGCAGAGGGCGATGCAACGATTACCTATGCCGCCTATCCGGGAGAGACCCCGGTGTTCAGTTCCGGGCGAGAAATCACAGGCTGGAAAAAAGTAACCGGCGAGCTTCCTGGTCTACCCGAAGATGCGGTCGGAAAACTACAAGTGGCCGATGTCTCGGGCAAGTTCTTGACGCTCTATGATAACGAGGGAATGCTACCACGCGCACAGTCGGAACGCTTTGTGCCGTCGGGGAACGCTACCGAACTTCGTTTTCCCAAAGGGCGTTTAAAAAACTGGCCAAATGTGACCGATGTGGAAATTGTGGTCCGCCCTACTCGGCTTTGGACGATGAACGTGCTACCCCTCGTATCGGTTGACGAAAATGCCGGGGTTGCCCGCACCGCGATACCCGCGACGTATGGGATGAACAAAATCGGCTGCTGGGTCGAGAATGTATTGGAGGAACTCGACAAGCCAGGCGAATGGGTACTCAATACGAAGGAGGGAAAGGTTTACCTTTGGCCTCGGGGCGATTCGCCTGTCATGGCTCCTCAGTTGATCGAGTTTATCCGAGTCGAAGGGGAAGTCGATCAGCAAGGCCCCGAAGATACGCCCGTTCGCAACCTTGTCTTCCGCGGCCTCACGTTCAAGCATGGCGAACGGTATACACTGGCGAAGGACGATGCAGGGACACAGCACGACTGGGATATGTTCGACAAGGACAACGCGCTCTTTCGTCTGCGTGGAGCCGAGAACTGCGCCGTTGAGCAGTGTCATTTTCTTTACAGCGGAAGCGGTGCCATCCGCGTGGACCTGCATGGCCAGAAAAACAAAATTACCGACAACCACATCGAACATCTTGGCGGGGGCGGCATTCTCCTCTGCGGCTATGGTCCTGGCACCAAGGACGTGAACAAAAACAATCTCGTCTACAACAACGACATTCATCATATCGGCGAAATCTACTGGCATTCACCCGGAATTTTCCTTTGCCAAAGCGGAGACAACCGTATAGCGAATAATCTAATTCATCATACAAATTACTCAGGAATGATTGTTTCCGGAATCGTAACGCGATTTTTCGTGAAGCAAAACAAACGCGAATCAAGCCGTGCCATCCGCTGGCATGAAGTTGGAAACGTGCCGAACAATCCCGACCTGGAAGACGTTCGCCCCTATTTGCATACACGCAACAACCTCATTGAATACAATGAGATTCATCACGTCATGCAAATCCTAGGTGACGGCAATGGAATTTACGTTCGCGGCGCTGGTGCAGGCAACGTGATTCGCAGCAACTACATCCATCATCTGGTCTCCGACATCAACGGGCAGAGTGGGATGCGGACCGACGGAGGGCAAATGGATACCCTGTTCACCGGAAACCTGCTCTACAAATGCAAGTCGCAAGGGATGACGTTAAAGCTGAACAACCGCTTTGAAAACAACATTGTCGCCGACGTCATTGCGCCACGCGGTGTCTATCTGAAAATCGTCGAAGGCCCCATGAAGGGCGCGAGCAATAAACGGAACATCTACTATTCAACATTGGCAGACTGCGACTTTATCTCTGAGCCCGGTGCCGGAAAGGGATTGGTAGGCGAAGACCGTAGAGGTCGTGTGGCTGCGCGGATGACAGACATCGATTCGGACTATAATTTTTACTACTGCAAAGCAGACAATCGCATCGGGGAAGCGACGTTAAAAAAACTGCAAAGCGATGGTGGCGATACCAACAGCCAGGCAGTTGATCCGATGTTCGTCGACCCGGAAAACGGTGACTTCCGATTTAGACCGGATTCACCTGCGTTGAAGATGGGCATTGTGCCAATAGATCTATCCAAAATCGGCCTTCGTGACCAAGCGCCAACGAACCAGTAG
- a CDS encoding alpha-L-fucosidase, which yields MEYQSKTMKNHRMKTWSYLLLAALIPSATSVTFAQEANQSSTKVYQLRPDGVTAIIASNGALSGNAKRHSRSSNVVHGFDSPQDTVTWTVNVPQDDEYVVDVLYSKQEQAELEVSSGDSVLTAPSIIRTWDYRPFFWRQELPGTMHLKAGENQITFRVPDAKPVATSGRSPRFGQGVTEDFHLFSIELGTAAARKAEVERAKAIRGDASWMIEGKYGIFVHWSSQSRGFNIGEKRADWFQKSVEMFDVNVFADAVERTGASWITFTATHQGFYWPGPNAAIDKVAPGRTAERDLLGEIIDELDKRGIATLFYLHTGYNGYDPKVWREALGANDPDTKRFSDNIEAILRDCSLRYGEKLKGFGYMDGALAWDYPLNPSWEGWARAIKAGNPNAVVGLSTNRGPAVSPFSELGVTDGGSELRQPDPQLFGPGKQLGDVTPAWWCLMDRDGWFINRPMNAKWGPGPVHSTEEYVDFFKRMAEAKIPVTINLVLTADVTDDHPVFNPECIAVMEEVRKAVHGK from the coding sequence ATGGAATATCAGAGCAAAACAATGAAGAACCACAGAATGAAGACTTGGAGCTACTTGCTGCTAGCGGCGTTGATACCGAGTGCGACGAGCGTTACTTTTGCGCAGGAGGCGAACCAGTCATCCACCAAGGTATACCAACTGCGTCCCGATGGCGTGACCGCCATCATCGCCTCCAATGGGGCACTGTCCGGCAACGCCAAGCGACATTCGAGGAGCAGCAATGTGGTACACGGTTTTGATTCGCCACAGGACACGGTGACCTGGACGGTCAACGTACCGCAGGACGATGAATACGTCGTCGACGTGCTCTACAGCAAGCAAGAACAGGCGGAACTGGAGGTTAGCTCGGGTGACTCTGTCCTGACGGCTCCATCCATCATCAGGACCTGGGACTACCGCCCCTTCTTCTGGCGTCAGGAGTTGCCCGGTACCATGCATCTTAAGGCTGGCGAGAACCAGATCACTTTTCGCGTGCCTGATGCCAAACCGGTGGCAACTTCAGGTAGATCTCCACGGTTCGGCCAGGGTGTGACGGAAGATTTCCACCTGTTTTCCATCGAATTGGGCACGGCCGCAGCGCGTAAGGCAGAAGTGGAGCGGGCCAAGGCGATTCGTGGCGATGCCTCGTGGATGATCGAGGGGAAATATGGCATCTTCGTCCATTGGTCGTCACAGAGTCGCGGTTTCAATATTGGTGAAAAGAGAGCGGACTGGTTTCAAAAATCGGTGGAGATGTTTGATGTCAACGTGTTTGCCGATGCCGTCGAACGCACGGGCGCCTCTTGGATTACCTTCACCGCGACACACCAGGGATTCTATTGGCCCGGCCCTAACGCCGCCATCGACAAGGTTGCTCCAGGACGCACGGCCGAACGCGATTTGCTGGGCGAAATCATCGACGAACTGGACAAGCGCGGCATTGCCACCCTGTTCTATCTACACACCGGCTATAACGGCTACGACCCCAAGGTATGGCGTGAGGCTCTGGGTGCCAACGATCCGGACACCAAGCGTTTCAGCGACAATATCGAAGCGATCCTACGCGATTGTAGTCTGCGTTATGGAGAGAAGCTGAAGGGCTTTGGCTATATGGACGGCGCACTGGCCTGGGATTATCCCCTCAATCCATCGTGGGAAGGCTGGGCCCGTGCGATCAAGGCGGGCAATCCCAACGCGGTGGTCGGCCTCAGTACCAACCGAGGACCGGCGGTCAGTCCCTTTAGCGAACTGGGCGTCACCGATGGCGGCAGCGAACTACGACAACCTGATCCCCAACTCTTCGGCCCAGGCAAACAACTCGGCGACGTCACTCCTGCATGGTGGTGTCTCATGGACCGGGACGGTTGGTTTATCAATCGACCGATGAATGCTAAGTGGGGACCAGGTCCGGTACATTCCACCGAGGAATACGTTGACTTCTTCAAACGTATGGCAGAGGCCAAGATTCCGGTGACCATCAACCTGGTTCTAACCGCGGATGTCACGGATGATCACCCCGTCTTCAATCCCGAGTGCATTGCCGTGATGGAAGAGGTACGCAAGGCCGTTCATGGCAAGTAA